The Pseudomonas sp. DG56-2 genome contains a region encoding:
- a CDS encoding bifunctional nitrate reductase/sulfite reductase flavoprotein subunit alpha produces MSSTSVRSVCPYCGVGCGIVMSVEGNRVTKISGDKQHPSNFGRLCTKGLTAHLPLCDSGRMEHAFVRNERQRDPVQTPIDVAIEQAALRLRAIIDAHGPDALAFYVSGQMSLEAQYLINKLAKGFIRSRHIESNSRLCMASASSGYKQSLGADGPPGSYQDIDRAEVFFVIGANMADCHPILFLRLLDRLKAGARLIVVDPRRSATADKADLFLQIKPGTDLALLNGLLYLLRHKGHCDHAFIERYTEGWAAMADFLEDYTPERVAAITGLAEADIRQAADWIGQAPEWMSCWTMGLNQSIHGTWQTNALCNLHLATGAICRPGSGPFSLTGQPNAMGGREMGYMGAGLPGQRSALIDSDRAFVEQLWQVPAGSLRSEAGDGTVALFEQLAAGQIKACWIICSNPVASVANRQQVIDGLRKAALVITQDAFLDTETNRYADILLPATLWAEGEGVMINSERNLTLMNKAVEPAGDSLPDWQIIARVACAMGYAEAFSYENAEAVFDEIRRAWNPATGYDVRGISYTALRQAPRQWPCEPGRTDTRSPLRYRNDGISQTLYRDVQGHTPSIAFPTSSAKARFFARPCLPAAELPDDEFALVLNTGRVQHQWHTLTKTGKVGALNKLDPGPFVEIHPEDATRLGIAEKDQVQIRSRRGRAVLPARITTRVLPGNCFAPFHWNDVYGENLAINALTSDAVDPDSLQPAFKYCAVALSRVAGERIKAVEIEQPPVSMQDQHLLLWASQTGNGQALAEQCAARLREVGLAVQLSCMEDVALAQLDSPASLLLIASTFGDGDAPDSGAGFWQDLHGEHSQRCAGLPYAVLALGDSSYEQFCGFGRKLDQRLSEVGGQRLLARVDCEGDFSEPAGQWLQALLSKLGQQAPLLALPMPAPATSGFNKHNPLPTRLVGNRLLNSPGAGKETRQIIFDLAGSEMRYQAGDALGVWPRNCPALVDELLTAAGLEGASPVSLKGKADMALFSALSEHLEIARITPAILEAIARHSGDSMLTDMLKPQNKAALKAWLWGKQLIDLVHAFQPQWDQETWLSLLKPLQPRLYSISSSPKLHSDQVHLTLSTVRYGQRKGVCSTYLADRATQAEVAIFTQPTAHFRLPKDNSAPVIMVGPGTGVAPFRAFLQERQAEGAKGRNWLLFGEQKAASDFYYRDELQTWQREGHLHRLDTAFSRDQPEKIYVQQRMLEQGAELWRWLEEGGHFYVCGDAERMARDVDAALKQVIAKHGAMNVDQADAYVAEMSRNKRYLRDVY; encoded by the coding sequence ATGAGCAGCACCAGTGTGCGTAGCGTTTGCCCTTATTGTGGGGTTGGGTGTGGCATTGTCATGTCGGTTGAGGGCAACCGGGTAACCAAGATCAGTGGTGACAAGCAGCATCCGAGCAATTTCGGGCGCTTGTGCACCAAAGGGCTGACCGCGCATCTGCCGCTGTGCGATTCAGGTCGCATGGAGCACGCCTTTGTGCGCAATGAACGCCAGCGCGATCCGGTGCAGACCCCCATCGATGTCGCCATCGAGCAGGCGGCGCTGCGTTTGCGCGCAATCATCGACGCGCACGGACCGGACGCCCTGGCGTTCTATGTCTCCGGGCAGATGTCGCTGGAGGCCCAATACCTGATCAACAAACTGGCCAAAGGTTTTATCCGCAGCCGACACATCGAGTCCAACTCGCGCCTGTGCATGGCCAGCGCCAGCAGTGGCTACAAGCAATCACTGGGCGCCGACGGACCACCGGGCAGCTACCAGGACATCGATCGCGCCGAAGTCTTCTTCGTCATCGGCGCGAACATGGCCGACTGTCATCCGATTCTTTTTCTGCGTCTGCTTGATCGGCTCAAGGCTGGGGCTCGACTGATTGTTGTCGACCCGCGGCGCAGTGCGACCGCCGACAAGGCCGATCTGTTCCTGCAGATCAAGCCGGGCACCGATCTGGCGCTGCTTAATGGCCTGCTGTATCTACTCAGGCACAAGGGCCACTGTGACCATGCCTTCATCGAGCGCTACACCGAAGGCTGGGCGGCCATGGCGGATTTTCTCGAGGATTACACCCCCGAGCGCGTCGCGGCCATAACCGGGCTTGCCGAGGCGGACATTCGCCAGGCCGCCGACTGGATCGGCCAGGCGCCGGAGTGGATGAGTTGCTGGACCATGGGCCTGAACCAGAGCATTCATGGCACCTGGCAGACCAACGCCTTGTGCAATCTGCACCTGGCCACCGGGGCGATCTGTCGGCCGGGTAGCGGGCCGTTCTCCCTGACCGGCCAGCCTAACGCGATGGGGGGGCGCGAGATGGGCTACATGGGCGCAGGCCTGCCCGGTCAGCGTTCGGCCTTGATCGACAGTGATCGGGCCTTTGTCGAACAGCTCTGGCAAGTGCCTGCCGGTAGCCTGCGCAGTGAAGCAGGGGATGGCACCGTGGCGTTGTTCGAGCAATTGGCTGCAGGGCAGATCAAGGCGTGCTGGATCATCTGCAGCAACCCGGTGGCCAGCGTTGCCAATCGCCAACAGGTGATCGATGGATTGCGCAAGGCAGCGCTGGTGATCACCCAGGATGCCTTTCTCGATACCGAAACCAACCGCTACGCCGATATCCTTTTGCCCGCGACGCTTTGGGCCGAAGGCGAAGGGGTGATGATCAACTCCGAGCGCAACCTGACGTTGATGAACAAGGCCGTAGAGCCTGCGGGTGACAGCTTGCCAGACTGGCAAATCATCGCCCGAGTTGCTTGTGCCATGGGGTACGCCGAGGCCTTCAGCTACGAAAATGCCGAGGCTGTATTCGATGAGATCCGCCGCGCCTGGAATCCCGCGACGGGCTACGACGTGCGTGGGATCAGCTATACCGCGTTGCGCCAGGCGCCTCGGCAGTGGCCGTGCGAACCCGGGCGCACAGACACGCGCAGCCCGCTGCGCTATCGCAACGACGGCATCAGCCAGACGCTGTACCGCGATGTTCAAGGGCATACGCCGAGCATTGCCTTTCCCACCAGCAGCGCCAAGGCGCGCTTTTTTGCGCGTCCGTGCCTGCCTGCTGCCGAGTTGCCGGATGATGAGTTTGCCCTGGTGCTCAATACCGGCCGGGTCCAGCATCAATGGCACACGCTGACCAAGACCGGCAAGGTTGGCGCACTGAACAAGCTTGATCCAGGCCCCTTTGTGGAAATTCATCCGGAAGATGCCACGCGCTTGGGGATCGCTGAAAAAGACCAGGTGCAAATACGTTCTCGACGGGGTCGGGCAGTATTACCGGCACGAATCACCACGCGGGTGCTGCCGGGCAATTGCTTTGCCCCCTTTCATTGGAACGATGTCTACGGTGAAAACCTGGCAATTAACGCACTGACCAGTGACGCCGTTGATCCTGACTCGCTGCAACCTGCTTTCAAATACTGCGCAGTGGCGTTAAGCCGGGTAGCAGGTGAGCGCATAAAGGCAGTTGAAATTGAGCAACCGCCTGTTTCGATGCAAGACCAGCATTTGTTGCTCTGGGCCTCGCAAACCGGCAACGGCCAGGCCCTTGCTGAACAGTGCGCAGCGCGCTTGCGCGAAGTGGGGCTGGCGGTGCAGTTGAGCTGCATGGAAGATGTAGCGCTGGCGCAACTCGATAGCCCCGCAAGTCTGCTGTTGATCGCCAGCACCTTTGGTGACGGCGATGCGCCAGATTCAGGCGCCGGTTTTTGGCAGGACCTGCATGGCGAGCATTCGCAACGCTGTGCCGGGCTGCCCTATGCGGTATTGGCCCTGGGCGATTCCAGCTACGAGCAGTTTTGTGGCTTTGGTCGCAAGCTGGACCAGCGCTTGTCCGAGGTGGGCGGCCAGCGCCTGCTGGCACGCGTCGATTGCGAGGGTGACTTCAGCGAGCCCGCCGGGCAATGGCTGCAGGCCTTGCTCAGCAAGCTCGGCCAGCAGGCGCCGCTGCTTGCTCTGCCTATGCCAGCGCCGGCGACCTCGGGTTTCAACAAGCACAATCCGTTGCCGACCAGATTGGTGGGCAACCGCTTGCTGAACAGTCCAGGAGCGGGCAAGGAAACACGGCAGATAATCTTCGATTTGGCCGGTAGCGAAATGCGCTATCAGGCGGGTGATGCCTTGGGCGTGTGGCCGCGCAACTGCCCGGCGCTGGTGGATGAGTTGCTGACGGCGGCGGGGCTTGAGGGAGCCAGCCCTGTCAGCCTTAAAGGCAAGGCCGACATGGCGTTGTTCAGCGCCTTGAGCGAGCACCTGGAAATTGCCCGCATTACCCCGGCAATCCTTGAGGCCATCGCCCGACATAGCGGCGACTCAATGCTGACCGATATGCTCAAGCCGCAGAACAAGGCGGCCCTCAAAGCGTGGCTGTGGGGCAAACAACTGATCGACCTGGTGCATGCCTTCCAGCCGCAATGGGACCAGGAAACCTGGTTGAGCCTGCTCAAACCCTTGCAGCCCCGGCTGTACTCGATCAGTTCGAGCCCCAAGCTGCATTCGGACCAGGTTCATCTGACCCTCTCTACCGTTCGCTACGGCCAGCGCAAAGGTGTTTGCTCCACCTATTTGGCCGATCGCGCCACGCAAGCCGAGGTGGCCATTTTCACCCAACCGACGGCCCATTTTCGTTTGCCCAAGGACAACTCCGCGCCGGTGATCATGGTCGGTCCCGGTACTGGGGTCGCACCGTTTCGAGCGTTTTTGCAGGAGCGTCAGGCCGAGGGGGCCAAGGGGCGCAACTGGTTGCTGTTCGGCGAGCAAAAGGCTGCCAGTGATTTTTACTACCGGGACGAGTTACAGACCTGGCAGCGCGAAGGGCATTTGCATCGGCTGGACACCGCGTTCTCCCGCGATCAGCCGGAAAAAATCTATGTGCAGCAACGCATGCTCGAACAAGGCGCTGAGCTTTGGCGCTGGTTGGAGGAAGGGGGGCACTTTTATGTCTGTGGTGATGCCGAGCGCATGGCCCGTGACGTCGATGCGGCGCTCAAGCAGGTGATTGCCAAGCATGGCGCGATGAACGTCGATCAGGCTGATGCCTACGTCGCAGAGATGAGTCGCAACAAGCGCTATCTGCGCGATGTGTATTGA
- the nirB gene encoding nitrite reductase large subunit NirB: protein MNAETIVQRQKLIIVGNGMVGHHCVEQLIERNALSRFEVRVFGEERQRAYDRVHLSEYFSGSDAEALALGAASLYADSGVSLHLGEAVLEIDRDRCEVLTSAGRYPYDQLILATGSYPFVPPVVGCEGASRLVYRTLDDLDGIRAAAANARRGVVVGGGLLGLEAANALKSLGLEAHVVEFAPRLMPVQLDSEGGAALRAQIEALGVGVHVSRGTQAVVTGEDYRYRMNFEGGEFLETDLIVFSAGIRPQDALGRNSGLEIAARGGVVIDSDCRSSDPRIFAIGECASWNGSVFGLVAPGYSMARNVAATLMGDAAARFNGADMSTKLKLLGVDVGSIGDAHGATPGARSYRFIDEANSAYRRLVVDASGKRVLGAVLVGDNSYYDTLLQYVQNAIALPADPAALILPQVSGALTLGADALPDTATICSCHNVSKGAICSAIDKGCGELAALKQQTKACTGCGGCAALLKQVFEHELIARGVSVDKSLCEHFAYTRQELYALVRVEGILSFDEMLAKHGRGHVGCDICKPTVGSILASCWNQPIMDASLVPLQDTNDTFMANMQKNGTYSVVPRIPGGEITPDKLIVIGEVAKKYDLYTKITGGQRIDLFGAQLHELPAIWGELIEAGFETGHAYGKSTRTVKSCVGSTWCRYGVQDSVKMALLLEDRYKGLRSPHKLKFAVSGCTRECAEAQSKDIGVIATEKGWNLYICGNGGMRPRHAELFATDLDDAGLIRLIDRVLMFYIRTADKLQRTSVWRESLEGGLNYLKQVIIEDSLGLAAELEAQMQLVVDRYECEWANALKDPEKLKRFRTFVNDHRPDPGVHFVRERGQRRPIAAAELHLIPTTEEVL, encoded by the coding sequence ATGAATGCAGAAACTATCGTCCAGCGGCAAAAGTTGATCATCGTCGGCAACGGCATGGTCGGGCATCACTGCGTTGAGCAACTGATTGAGCGCAATGCCTTGAGCCGTTTCGAGGTGCGGGTGTTCGGTGAGGAGCGCCAGCGTGCCTACGACCGTGTTCACTTGTCCGAGTATTTCAGTGGCAGCGACGCTGAAGCCTTAGCCCTGGGTGCTGCGAGCCTGTACGCCGACAGCGGCGTCAGCCTGCATTTGGGTGAAGCCGTGCTGGAGATCGACCGCGACCGCTGTGAAGTGCTGACGTCGGCTGGTCGCTACCCCTATGATCAATTGATCCTGGCCACCGGTTCATACCCTTTCGTTCCGCCAGTCGTCGGCTGCGAAGGGGCGTCGCGTCTGGTCTACCGCACCCTCGATGACCTTGATGGCATCCGCGCGGCAGCTGCCAATGCACGGCGCGGTGTGGTGGTCGGCGGTGGCTTGTTGGGGCTTGAAGCTGCCAATGCCCTGAAGTCATTGGGGCTCGAAGCGCATGTGGTCGAGTTTGCACCACGCTTGATGCCGGTGCAGTTGGACAGCGAAGGTGGCGCAGCCCTGCGGGCGCAGATCGAGGCACTTGGCGTCGGTGTGCATGTCTCGCGTGGCACGCAAGCGGTGGTAACCGGTGAAGATTATCGCTACCGGATGAACTTCGAGGGTGGCGAATTCCTGGAAACCGACCTGATCGTGTTTTCCGCCGGTATCCGCCCGCAGGATGCCCTGGGGCGCAACAGCGGTTTGGAGATTGCCGCACGCGGTGGCGTGGTGATCGACAGCGACTGTCGCAGCAGCGACCCGCGGATTTTTGCCATTGGCGAATGCGCATCGTGGAACGGCAGCGTGTTCGGTCTCGTAGCACCGGGCTACAGCATGGCGCGTAACGTTGCGGCGACGCTGATGGGGGATGCGGCCGCACGCTTCAACGGTGCCGACATGTCGACCAAGCTCAAGTTGCTCGGGGTTGACGTCGGTTCAATCGGCGATGCCCATGGTGCGACACCCGGGGCGCGTAGCTACCGTTTCATCGACGAAGCCAACTCGGCGTACCGCCGTCTGGTGGTGGATGCCTCGGGCAAACGCGTGCTGGGCGCGGTACTGGTAGGCGACAACAGCTATTACGACACCTTGCTGCAATACGTGCAGAACGCAATTGCCCTGCCGGCTGATCCTGCGGCCTTGATTCTGCCGCAAGTCTCCGGGGCGCTGACCCTCGGTGCCGATGCCCTGCCGGACACTGCGACCATCTGCTCCTGCCACAACGTCAGCAAAGGCGCGATCTGCAGCGCCATCGACAAGGGTTGTGGCGAACTGGCTGCCCTCAAGCAACAGACCAAGGCGTGTACCGGTTGCGGTGGTTGCGCGGCATTGCTCAAGCAGGTCTTCGAGCACGAGCTGATTGCCCGGGGTGTCAGTGTCGACAAGAGCCTATGCGAACACTTTGCCTACACGCGCCAGGAGTTGTATGCCCTGGTGCGCGTTGAGGGCATCCTCAGTTTTGACGAAATGCTCGCCAAGCATGGTCGCGGCCATGTCGGTTGCGACATTTGCAAGCCCACGGTCGGCTCCATCCTCGCATCGTGCTGGAACCAGCCCATCATGGACGCATCGCTGGTGCCGTTGCAGGACACCAACGACACCTTCATGGCCAACATGCAAAAGAATGGTACCTATTCGGTTGTGCCGCGAATTCCTGGCGGTGAAATTACCCCGGACAAGCTCATCGTCATCGGTGAGGTGGCGAAAAAGTACGACCTCTACACCAAGATTACCGGTGGCCAGCGCATCGATCTTTTTGGCGCGCAATTGCACGAGTTGCCGGCGATCTGGGGTGAGCTGATCGAAGCCGGCTTCGAAACCGGCCACGCCTACGGCAAGTCCACGCGCACGGTGAAATCCTGTGTCGGCAGCACCTGGTGTCGCTACGGCGTGCAGGACAGCGTGAAGATGGCCTTGCTTCTGGAGGACCGCTACAAGGGCCTGCGCTCGCCGCACAAACTCAAGTTCGCGGTTTCTGGCTGCACCCGTGAATGTGCCGAGGCGCAGAGCAAGGATATTGGTGTAATCGCCACCGAGAAGGGCTGGAACCTGTACATCTGCGGCAATGGCGGCATGCGTCCGCGGCATGCCGAGCTGTTCGCCACTGATCTGGATGATGCCGGGCTGATCCGCCTCATCGACCGGGTGCTGATGTTCTACATCCGCACCGCCGACAAATTGCAGCGCACGTCGGTCTGGCGCGAGAGCCTGGAAGGCGGCTTGAACTATCTGAAACAGGTCATTATCGAAGATTCACTAGGCCTGGCTGCCGAGCTGGAAGCTCAGATGCAGTTAGTGGTCGATCGCTACGAATGTGAATGGGCCAATGCTCTCAAGGATCCCGAGAAGCTCAAGCGCTTTCGCACTTTCGTCAATGACCATCGCCCAGATCCCGGCGTGCACTTTGTTCGTGAGCGTGGTCAACGCCGCCCCATTGCCGCCGCAGAGCTTCACTTGATCCCGACCACTGAAGAGGTGCTGTGA
- the nirD gene encoding nitrite reductase small subunit NirD — protein MSLSNAAVNLQTQDWQTVCKRQDLVAQSGVVVWFEGRQVALFYLPEEQTPVFAIDNHDPKSGANVIGRGLIGHIKGELVVAAPLYKQHFSLRDGHCLEDAQQGLQVWPVRIRGDQVEIGM, from the coding sequence ATGAGTCTGTCCAATGCTGCTGTAAACCTGCAAACCCAAGACTGGCAAACGGTGTGCAAACGCCAGGACCTGGTTGCGCAATCGGGCGTGGTTGTCTGGTTCGAAGGCCGGCAGGTGGCGTTGTTCTACCTGCCTGAGGAGCAAACCCCGGTATTTGCCATCGACAACCACGACCCCAAGTCAGGTGCCAATGTGATCGGTCGCGGCCTGATCGGACACATCAAGGGCGAGTTGGTGGTGGCAGCGCCCTTGTACAAACAGCATTTCAGCCTCCGCGATGGCCACTGCCTGGAGGATGCACAGCAGGGGCTGCAAGTATGGCCGGTGCGGATTCGCGGTGACCAGGTAGAGATCGGAATGTAG
- the pcaQ gene encoding pca operon transcription factor PcaQ, which produces MNLDTRIKFRHLLCFLEIARQGSFAKAADAMAISQPAISKTLKELEALLQTRLFERSKQGVELTSAGVRFMRYAGPSVQALREGVSSLRGEEHAPPQVKVGVLSTVESLLMPEVLCRLHQRHQALVVSVATGPSAHLLAQLHVGELDLVIGRMTDSPQIQGLSFEHLYSESMSLVVRPAHPLLARQPVERSQLGRYPLVLPLAGTTIRKHADSLFIQCAIEQPAQRLETLSPALSRRYVQSSDAVWVAPRDAVRIDLGRGELCELDLGVQEPGGSVGICSNAALPLSLPTRWLCEVLREVAGQYRDGSYP; this is translated from the coding sequence ATGAACCTCGACACCCGAATCAAGTTCCGCCACCTGTTGTGCTTTCTCGAAATCGCTCGTCAGGGCAGTTTCGCCAAGGCTGCTGACGCCATGGCGATCAGTCAGCCGGCGATTTCCAAGACCCTCAAGGAGCTTGAAGCGCTTTTGCAGACCCGCCTGTTCGAGCGCAGCAAGCAGGGCGTCGAACTGACCTCTGCCGGGGTGCGCTTCATGCGCTACGCAGGGCCCAGTGTGCAGGCCTTGCGCGAAGGCGTGAGTAGCTTGCGTGGCGAAGAACATGCGCCACCACAGGTCAAGGTCGGTGTACTGTCGACGGTGGAAAGCCTGCTGATGCCAGAGGTGCTGTGCCGCCTGCATCAGCGTCATCAGGCCCTGGTGGTCAGTGTCGCCACCGGGCCCAGCGCGCACCTGCTGGCGCAACTGCATGTCGGCGAGCTTGACCTGGTGATCGGACGCATGACCGACAGTCCGCAGATCCAGGGCCTATCGTTCGAACATCTGTACAGCGAGTCGATGTCACTGGTGGTGCGTCCGGCTCATCCGTTGCTTGCGCGCCAGCCCGTCGAGCGCAGCCAACTGGGGCGTTACCCATTGGTGCTACCGCTGGCCGGCACCACTATTCGCAAGCATGCCGACAGCTTGTTTATCCAGTGCGCCATCGAGCAGCCGGCCCAGCGCCTGGAAACCCTTTCGCCCGCCTTGAGCCGGCGTTACGTGCAAAGCAGTGACGCGGTGTGGGTCGCACCCAGGGATGCGGTGCGCATCGACCTGGGGCGCGGTGAGTTGTGCGAGCTGGACCTTGGCGTACAAGAGCCGGGCGGCTCGGTAGGCATCTGTAGCAATGCCGCTTTGCCGTTGAGCTTGCCCACGCGCTGGCTGTGCGAAGTGCTGCGCGAAGTGGCAGGGCAGTACCGCGATGGCAGCTACCCGTGA
- a CDS encoding FKBP-type peptidyl-prolyl cis-trans isomerase, which translates to MKQHRLAAAVALVSLVLAGCDSQTSVELKTPAQKASYGIGLNMGKSLAQEGMDDLDSKAVAQGIEDAVGKKEQKIKDEELVEAFAALQKRAEERLVKMSEESAAAGKKFLDENGKKAGVVTTASGLQYEVVKKADGAQPKPTDVVTVHYEGKLIDGKVFDSSVERGSPIDLPVSGVIPGWVEGLQLMHVGEKYKLFIPSDLAYGAQSPSPMIPANSVLVFELELLGIKDQAKPDAEAPADPAAE; encoded by the coding sequence ATGAAACAGCATCGGTTGGCGGCTGCGGTTGCCCTGGTTAGTCTGGTCCTGGCGGGTTGCGATTCGCAGACCAGCGTCGAGCTCAAGACTCCGGCACAGAAAGCCTCCTACGGTATTGGCCTGAACATGGGCAAAAGCCTGGCTCAGGAAGGCATGGACGACCTTGATTCTAAAGCTGTCGCTCAAGGCATCGAAGATGCTGTCGGCAAGAAAGAACAGAAAATCAAGGACGAAGAACTGGTCGAAGCCTTTGCTGCCTTGCAGAAGCGCGCTGAAGAGCGCCTGGTCAAGATGAGCGAAGAATCGGCTGCCGCTGGCAAGAAGTTCCTTGATGAAAACGGCAAGAAAGCCGGTGTCGTCACCACTGCTTCGGGCCTGCAGTACGAAGTGGTCAAGAAGGCCGACGGCGCTCAGCCCAAGCCTACCGACGTAGTCACTGTTCACTACGAAGGCAAGCTGATCGACGGCAAGGTATTCGACAGTTCGGTCGAGCGCGGCAGCCCGATCGACCTGCCAGTAAGCGGCGTGATCCCGGGTTGGGTCGAAGGCCTGCAACTGATGCACGTTGGTGAGAAGTACAAGCTGTTCATTCCGTCGGACCTGGCTTACGGCGCACAAAGCCCAAGCCCGATGATCCCGGCCAATTCGGTTCTGGTATTCGAACTGGAACTGCTGGGCATCAAGGACCAGGCCAAGCCTGACGCCGAGGCGCCAGCTGATCCTGCAGCCGAGTAA
- a CDS encoding YkvA family protein — MKAPWNFARFLPLAERLLSRGRLPALIFAVARKGPRLGKLREDVRLMQALCLAWWRGEYRSISTKALVTVVAGLLYFVSPLDAIPDWLLGVGMLDDIAVLAWVMKAVSDELAAFSAWRKRQAPEKLRVVERLPDTPEALRLEQTKG; from the coding sequence ATGAAAGCTCCGTGGAATTTCGCCCGCTTTCTGCCCTTGGCCGAGCGATTGCTCAGCCGTGGCCGTCTGCCAGCGTTGATTTTCGCCGTGGCGCGCAAAGGCCCACGGCTGGGCAAGCTGCGCGAAGACGTGCGCTTGATGCAGGCGCTGTGCCTGGCCTGGTGGCGCGGTGAATACCGCTCGATCAGCACCAAGGCGCTGGTTACCGTCGTCGCCGGGTTGCTGTACTTCGTAAGCCCGCTGGATGCCATTCCCGACTGGTTGCTGGGGGTTGGCATGCTGGATGATATCGCCGTCCTGGCCTGGGTAATGAAGGCTGTATCCGATGAGCTGGCGGCGTTCAGCGCCTGGCGCAAGCGTCAGGCGCCGGAAAAACTGCGGGTTGTCGAACGCCTGCCCGATACCCCTGAAGCGCTACGCCTGGAGCAGACCAAAGGCTAA